Proteins encoded in a region of the Sphingopyxis sp. OAS728 genome:
- a CDS encoding ABC transporter substrate-binding protein has protein sequence MRARALAAAAALLGGAGLLWATSPAPRAKAPAVPQRIVSINLCADQLVLALADREQIAGLTKNATDVEMSGEAAKAAGIPLLSNSAEQILAIEPDLIVGMPASRSAALRALPRQDYPLLDLATANTLDEIYTSIRETAAAVGHPERGSALIARMQGELAGLPKPGKGRVAAYYQRRGYMTGTGTLIDELMGRVGLVNLAGKLGKPPLSQLSLEEMVAAEPDFLIVESATDVVTDQGSEMLHHPAIKDIPRISIPQAWTVCGSPAYTQAARSMTAQIARIDGDRP, from the coding sequence ATGCGGGCGCGCGCGCTTGCGGCGGCAGCGGCGCTGCTCGGCGGCGCCGGACTGCTCTGGGCGACCTCCCCCGCCCCGCGCGCCAAGGCGCCCGCCGTTCCGCAGCGCATCGTATCGATCAACCTGTGCGCCGACCAACTTGTGCTCGCGCTCGCCGACCGGGAGCAGATCGCCGGGCTCACCAAAAATGCCACCGATGTCGAAATGTCGGGCGAGGCGGCCAAGGCCGCAGGCATTCCCTTGCTCAGCAATTCGGCCGAGCAGATATTGGCGATCGAACCCGACCTGATCGTCGGCATGCCGGCGAGCCGCAGCGCGGCGCTGCGCGCGCTGCCGCGGCAGGACTATCCGCTACTCGATCTCGCCACCGCGAACACGCTGGATGAAATCTATACCTCGATCCGCGAGACGGCGGCGGCGGTCGGCCATCCCGAACGCGGCAGCGCGCTGATCGCACGAATGCAAGGCGAGCTGGCCGGGCTGCCCAAGCCGGGCAAGGGCCGCGTCGCGGCCTATTATCAGCGGCGCGGCTATATGACCGGCACGGGGACGCTGATCGACGAGCTGATGGGGCGCGTCGGGCTGGTCAATCTGGCGGGCAAGCTCGGCAAGCCGCCGCTGTCGCAATTGAGCCTTGAGGAAATGGTCGCGGCGGAGCCCGATTTCCTGATCGTCGAGAGCGCGACCGATGTCGTGACCGACCAGGGAAGCGAAATGCTGCACCATCCCGCGATCAAGGATATTCCGCGCATCAGCATTCCGCAGGCGTGGACCGTATGCGGCAGCCCCGCCTATACACAGGCGGCGCGCAGCATGACCGCGCAGATTGCGCGCATCGACGGGGACCGACCATGA
- a CDS encoding phytanoyl-CoA dioxygenase family protein, with translation MADDYLVRASKVSETLFAEQGYAAVSLFEPELVREAQADIAEHIDRVSRALYLPFDQSCPDAPLSERIDRVFAYERSVANLLRVAVCTDAHRGPRLQALVKDPRLIETAERLGGRKLSGKIARVRASIACFPEHRHAWHSDVARDDGTGCGKVLVTAWIPLSDAGPTSGGLEVAAKRQPAPLASEGDDGYEIPEWRLAGLPRVQPECPAGTALFLDRFTPHRTLPAKSTRFALVVWMKAA, from the coding sequence ATGGCCGACGATTACCTTGTTCGGGCGAGCAAGGTGAGCGAGACGCTCTTTGCCGAGCAGGGTTATGCTGCGGTATCACTGTTCGAACCGGAGCTTGTTCGCGAAGCGCAAGCCGATATCGCGGAGCATATCGACCGCGTGTCGCGCGCGCTCTACCTGCCCTTCGATCAAAGCTGCCCCGACGCGCCCCTGAGCGAACGGATCGACCGCGTGTTTGCGTACGAGCGCAGCGTCGCGAACCTGCTGCGCGTCGCGGTGTGCACCGATGCGCATCGCGGGCCGCGGCTGCAGGCACTCGTCAAGGATCCGCGGCTGATAGAAACCGCCGAGCGGCTCGGCGGCCGCAAATTGTCGGGCAAGATCGCACGCGTGCGCGCGAGCATCGCCTGCTTTCCCGAGCATCGCCACGCCTGGCACAGCGACGTCGCGCGCGACGATGGCACGGGATGTGGCAAGGTGCTCGTCACCGCATGGATCCCGCTGAGCGATGCCGGCCCGACAAGCGGAGGGTTGGAGGTTGCGGCGAAGCGCCAGCCCGCGCCGCTGGCGAGCGAGGGCGACGACGGGTATGAAATTCCCGAATGGCGGCTCGCCGGACTGCCGCGCGTGCAGCCTGAGTGTCCGGCGGGGACGGCGCTGTTCCTCGATCGCTTCACGCCGCATCGCACGCTGCCGGCAAAGTCGACGCGCTTTGCGCTCGTCGTCTGGATGAAGGCCGCCTAG
- a CDS encoding FecCD family ABC transporter permease: MNRLALPRWSLIAALLLLTLVAATGSLLFGAVDLSVARLIAAATGDGDRVASVILFDLRLPRTILALGVGAILGLAGAALQGYLRNPLAEPSVLGTSNAAALGGVAALYFGIAELHPVMLPLLATGGALLSLALLFILSGKAESPLTLILAGIAVGTLAVAGTSLALNLSPNPFAAMEIMTWLLGSLENRSFDHVWIALPCIAIGGAMLLWNGRALDALTLGEDAAQALGTDLRRTRLRLLIGTAIGVGGAVAVSGSIGFVGLIVPHLIRPLTDRSPSAILLPSAIGGAALLTLADLGVRIIPTTNELKLGVVTAFLGVPIFLLHLMRERRIW, encoded by the coding sequence ATGAACCGCCTTGCCCTGCCCCGCTGGTCGCTGATCGCGGCGCTGCTCCTGTTGACGCTCGTCGCCGCCACCGGATCCTTGCTGTTTGGCGCGGTCGACCTCTCGGTCGCGCGGCTGATCGCCGCCGCGACCGGCGACGGCGACCGGGTGGCGTCGGTGATCCTGTTCGACCTGCGCCTGCCGCGCACGATCCTCGCGCTCGGCGTCGGCGCGATCCTCGGGCTCGCGGGCGCCGCGCTGCAGGGCTATCTGCGCAATCCGCTTGCCGAACCGTCGGTGCTCGGAACGTCGAACGCCGCGGCGCTCGGCGGGGTGGCGGCGCTCTATTTCGGGATCGCTGAACTGCATCCTGTCATGCTTCCCTTGCTCGCGACGGGCGGCGCGCTGCTGTCGCTCGCCTTGCTGTTCATCCTGTCGGGCAAGGCCGAAAGCCCGCTGACCTTGATCCTTGCCGGGATTGCGGTCGGCACGCTCGCGGTCGCGGGGACCAGCCTTGCGCTCAACCTGTCGCCCAATCCCTTCGCGGCGATGGAAATCATGACCTGGCTGCTCGGCAGCCTCGAGAACCGGTCGTTCGACCATGTGTGGATCGCACTGCCGTGCATCGCGATCGGCGGGGCGATGCTGCTGTGGAACGGGCGCGCGCTCGATGCGCTGACGCTGGGCGAGGATGCCGCGCAGGCGCTAGGCACCGACCTTCGGCGAACAAGATTGCGGCTGCTCATCGGCACCGCGATCGGCGTTGGCGGCGCGGTCGCCGTGTCGGGATCGATCGGTTTCGTTGGGCTGATCGTGCCGCACCTGATCCGCCCGCTCACCGATCGCAGCCCGTCGGCGATCCTGCTGCCCTCGGCCATCGGCGGTGCGGCGCTGCTGACGCTCGCGGACCTTGGCGTCCGGATCATTCCGACGACGAACGAGCTGAAGCTGGGCGTCGTCACCGCCTTTCTGGGGGTACCGATCTTCCTCCTCCACCTGATGCGGGAGCGACGGATATGGTGA
- a CDS encoding GntR family transcriptional regulator gives MSLIERVGPLQKDDPTPLYLQLQKVLRDAVEGQLVKAEEAIPTERDLAEEFDVSRITVRKAIDGLVADGIVTRRRGAGTFVTRPRVEKSFSKLTSFSEDMVSRGRKPHSQWISKTAGAVTPEEALSLGLSPGSLVYRFHRIRYADDTSMALEYATIPAYCLPSVETVGASLYEALEAAGHLPVRALQRLRAVAFTAEQAEILGIEAGTPGLFIERRGFLADGRTAEFTQSFYRGDAYDVVAELNG, from the coding sequence TTGTCACTGATCGAACGCGTGGGGCCGCTGCAGAAGGACGATCCCACCCCGCTGTATCTTCAGTTGCAGAAGGTCCTGCGCGACGCGGTCGAGGGGCAGTTGGTCAAGGCCGAGGAGGCGATCCCGACCGAGCGCGACCTGGCCGAGGAATTCGACGTCTCGCGCATCACGGTGCGCAAGGCGATCGACGGGCTGGTCGCCGACGGCATCGTCACGCGCCGCCGCGGCGCGGGGACATTCGTCACGCGGCCGCGCGTCGAGAAGAGCTTTTCGAAACTCACCTCCTTCTCGGAGGACATGGTCTCGCGCGGACGCAAGCCGCACAGCCAATGGATCAGCAAAACCGCGGGCGCGGTCACGCCCGAGGAGGCGCTGTCGCTCGGCCTGTCGCCGGGTTCGCTCGTCTATCGCTTTCACCGCATCCGCTATGCCGACGACACGTCAATGGCGCTCGAATATGCGACGATCCCGGCCTATTGCCTGCCGTCGGTCGAGACGGTCGGGGCGTCGCTGTACGAGGCGCTCGAAGCCGCGGGGCATCTGCCGGTGCGCGCGCTCCAGCGGCTCCGCGCGGTCGCCTTCACCGCCGAGCAGGCGGAGATATTGGGGATAGAGGCCGGCACGCCGGGTCTGTTCATCGAACGGCGCGGCTTTCTGGCGGATGGGCGCACCGCCGAATTCACCCAGAGCTTTTATCGCGGCGACGCCTATGACGTCGTTGCAGAACTGAACGGCTAA
- a CDS encoding SIS domain-containing protein: MTPNAASDGRQTLMEQEAGEAAGAVARMLEANRDAFAAIGRRLRTSPPAAVVTCARGSSDHAATYAKYLIETMTGTPTASAALSIASLYDAPAVAGNRLCLAISQSGKSPDLLAAVEQQRDAGAFVVALVNAEGTPLAELADVVIPLSAGIERSVAATKSYICSLAAIAALVAAWAEDAALEDALTALPAQLADAFALDWSPAVAAFQGASNLFVLGRGYGLGVAQEAALKFKETSGLHAESFSAAEVRHGPMAIVGDTFHVLAFGGSDRAAVSVREATTEFRGRGATVLLADPAGGDLPAIAAHAAIEPILLIQSFYRMASALALARGHNPDSPPHLNKVTETL, encoded by the coding sequence ATGACGCCCAACGCCGCATCGGACGGACGACAGACGTTGATGGAGCAGGAAGCGGGCGAAGCGGCGGGCGCGGTTGCACGGATGCTGGAGGCGAATCGGGATGCGTTCGCCGCGATCGGCCGGCGCCTTCGCACCTCGCCGCCAGCGGCTGTCGTAACCTGCGCGCGCGGATCGTCGGATCACGCCGCAACCTATGCCAAATATCTGATCGAGACGATGACGGGGACGCCGACCGCGTCGGCCGCGCTGTCGATCGCCTCGCTCTATGACGCGCCCGCGGTCGCCGGAAACCGGTTGTGCCTCGCGATCTCGCAGTCGGGCAAGAGCCCCGACCTGCTTGCCGCAGTCGAACAGCAGCGCGACGCCGGCGCCTTTGTCGTCGCGCTCGTCAATGCGGAGGGCACCCCGCTCGCCGAGCTCGCCGATGTGGTGATCCCGCTTTCGGCGGGGATCGAGCGCTCGGTCGCCGCGACCAAATCCTATATCTGCTCACTCGCCGCGATCGCGGCGCTCGTCGCGGCATGGGCCGAGGATGCGGCGCTCGAAGACGCGCTGACCGCCCTGCCCGCGCAGCTTGCCGACGCGTTCGCGCTCGACTGGTCCCCGGCGGTCGCCGCCTTTCAGGGTGCGAGCAATTTGTTCGTGCTCGGCCGCGGTTATGGCCTCGGCGTCGCACAGGAGGCCGCCCTCAAGTTCAAGGAAACCTCCGGTCTCCACGCCGAAAGTTTCAGCGCCGCCGAGGTTCGCCACGGTCCGATGGCAATCGTCGGCGACACCTTTCATGTTCTCGCCTTTGGCGGCAGCGACCGCGCGGCGGTCAGCGTCCGCGAGGCGACGACCGAGTTCCGCGGCCGCGGCGCAACGGTCCTGCTCGCCGATCCCGCAGGCGGCGACCTGCCCGCCATCGCAGCACATGCCGCGATCGAGCCGATCCTGCTGATCCAGAGCTTTTACCGCATGGCGAGCGCGCTCGCGCTGGCGCGCGGCCACAACCCCGACTCGCCTCCGCATCTCAACAAGGTTACCGAGACCCTATGA
- a CDS encoding family 20 glycosylhydrolase, producing the protein MRAFGATAAAIVALAAPYALAADVSPQASLDRFADTLGYRYQVVDNGPTCPPGIEGCFLATITLTIPERLPDALPAKGLSLYFSFVNRLPLVESDIFTHRLVNGDVQQLMLKPGATLRPGSKHEIRLWGTGSNFSKAFAMPNAYLVADGLQPRTIAATRPLLDTETGLQVLPFVAPMTDEAKLATKGGTDKTRWLTAERAFGLQAERQAPEAKGIVILPKPLNATQGRGKSIDLGRGVAPTLTGLDRNAIAPALAALGAAEGGAVPLAIRIDAAMKPESYSLDVKASGIVIAAGDAAGASHALRSLAQQAAFEGGRLAPLHVEDAPEYRFRGLHIDLGRNFHSRDEILKLVEAMAAYKLNKLHLHLADDEGWRIEIPALPELAEIGSKRCHDPAETRCLLPQLGAGPDGTGGVNGYLSVADYVMIVKAAAARQIEVIPSIDMPGHSRAAIRAMEARHARLAAEGKKAEAEAYRLIDPADTTEYRSIQNYSDNTLNVCLPATYLFVDTVVDALADMHRRASVPLKTFHLGADETAGAWVKSPACKAMIAENGGDAGKLTPRFIERVSQSLAARGLEAAGWSDGMGHTEAAAMPNKVQTNIWGVLHAGAIREAHDQMNRGWDAVLSIPDLGYFDMPYAPNPEEGGYNWASRGVDPYQVFGFMPDNLPANAATIRNIQAEGKAIEDKPVLQPGRRVAGLQAQLWSETIRTDAQVDYMLFPRLLALAERAWSPAPWTPAYQAGASYAWGDKRVDAAKLKAGWQDFAGRVAVQFPQLERMGIAYRVAPPGARIANGKLEANSMFPGTAIEYRIEGGAWTRYSGPVAVSAAVDVRSRSADGKRASRTVRVEPAR; encoded by the coding sequence ATGCGGGCCTTCGGCGCGACGGCAGCAGCAATAGTGGCACTCGCCGCGCCGTACGCTTTGGCGGCAGACGTATCACCGCAGGCCTCGCTCGACCGCTTCGCCGACACGCTGGGTTACCGCTATCAGGTCGTTGACAACGGCCCGACGTGCCCGCCTGGTATCGAGGGCTGTTTCCTGGCGACGATCACGCTGACAATCCCCGAACGGCTGCCCGACGCGCTGCCGGCAAAGGGCCTGTCGCTCTATTTCAGCTTCGTCAATCGGCTCCCGCTCGTCGAGAGCGACATCTTCACGCATCGGCTCGTCAACGGCGATGTGCAGCAGTTGATGCTGAAACCCGGCGCGACGCTGCGCCCCGGCTCGAAGCACGAGATCAGGCTGTGGGGCACCGGGTCCAACTTCTCCAAGGCGTTCGCGATGCCCAACGCTTATCTCGTCGCCGATGGGTTACAGCCGCGCACGATTGCCGCGACGCGACCTCTCCTCGATACCGAAACGGGCCTACAAGTCCTGCCTTTCGTTGCGCCGATGACCGACGAGGCGAAACTCGCGACCAAGGGCGGCACCGACAAGACACGCTGGCTCACTGCCGAACGCGCGTTCGGGCTGCAGGCCGAGCGGCAAGCGCCCGAAGCGAAGGGCATCGTGATCCTGCCCAAGCCGCTCAACGCGACGCAGGGCAGGGGCAAAAGCATCGATCTCGGTCGCGGCGTCGCGCCGACGCTGACCGGTCTCGACCGAAACGCCATCGCGCCTGCTCTGGCGGCGCTCGGCGCAGCCGAGGGCGGCGCGGTGCCGCTGGCAATCCGCATCGACGCGGCGATGAAGCCCGAGAGCTATTCCCTTGACGTCAAGGCGTCGGGCATCGTGATCGCTGCGGGCGATGCGGCGGGCGCGAGCCATGCGCTGCGATCGCTCGCGCAACAGGCGGCGTTCGAAGGGGGCAGGCTCGCCCCGCTCCATGTCGAGGATGCCCCCGAATATCGCTTCCGCGGGCTCCACATCGATCTCGGCCGCAACTTCCACAGCCGCGACGAGATATTGAAACTCGTCGAGGCGATGGCGGCGTACAAGCTCAACAAGCTGCATCTCCATCTCGCCGACGACGAAGGTTGGCGGATCGAGATTCCCGCGCTGCCCGAACTCGCTGAAATCGGTTCGAAACGTTGCCATGACCCCGCCGAAACGAGGTGCTTGCTCCCGCAACTCGGCGCCGGGCCTGACGGAACGGGCGGCGTCAACGGCTATCTGAGCGTCGCCGACTATGTCATGATCGTAAAGGCAGCGGCGGCGCGGCAGATCGAGGTGATCCCCTCGATCGACATGCCCGGCCATTCGCGCGCGGCGATCAGGGCGATGGAGGCACGCCATGCGCGCCTTGCCGCCGAAGGGAAGAAGGCGGAGGCCGAAGCCTACCGGCTGATCGACCCCGCCGACACGACCGAATATCGCAGCATCCAGAATTACAGCGACAACACGCTGAACGTCTGCCTGCCAGCGACCTATCTTTTCGTCGACACCGTGGTCGACGCGCTCGCCGATATGCACCGGCGGGCCAGCGTGCCGCTCAAGACCTTCCATCTCGGCGCCGACGAGACCGCGGGTGCGTGGGTCAAATCGCCCGCGTGCAAGGCCATGATCGCCGAAAACGGCGGCGATGCGGGCAAGCTCACCCCTCGCTTCATCGAACGCGTGAGCCAGAGCCTCGCCGCGAGGGGGCTCGAAGCCGCCGGCTGGAGCGACGGCATGGGGCACACCGAAGCGGCGGCGATGCCGAACAAGGTGCAGACGAACATCTGGGGGGTGCTCCACGCGGGCGCGATCCGCGAGGCGCACGACCAGATGAACCGGGGCTGGGACGCGGTGCTGTCGATCCCCGACCTCGGCTATTTCGACATGCCCTACGCGCCGAACCCCGAAGAGGGCGGGTACAATTGGGCCTCGCGCGGGGTGGATCCCTATCAGGTCTTCGGCTTCATGCCGGACAATCTGCCCGCCAACGCCGCGACGATCCGCAACATCCAGGCCGAGGGCAAGGCGATCGAGGACAAGCCGGTGTTGCAGCCGGGGCGCCGCGTCGCTGGGCTGCAGGCGCAGCTATGGAGCGAGACGATCCGCACCGACGCGCAGGTCGACTATATGCTTTTCCCGCGCCTGCTCGCGCTCGCCGAGCGTGCGTGGAGCCCGGCACCGTGGACCCCGGCGTATCAGGCCGGTGCAAGCTACGCATGGGGCGACAAGCGCGTCGATGCGGCCAAGCTGAAGGCGGGGTGGCAGGATTTCGCCGGGCGCGTTGCGGTGCAATTCCCGCAGCTTGAGCGGATGGGCATTGCCTATCGCGTCGCCCCTCCCGGCGCACGCATCGCGAACGGCAAGCTCGAGGCGAACAGCATGTTCCCCGGCACGGCGATCGAATATCGCATCGAGGGCGGTGCCTGGACGCGCTATTCGGGGCCCGTGGCGGTCAGCGCTGCCGTCGATGTGCGCAGTCGTTCGGCCGACGGCAAACGCGCTAGCCGGACGGTTCGCGTCGAACCCGCCCGCTAG
- the cobO gene encoding cob(I)yrinic acid a,c-diamide adenosyltransferase — MKARTDAEHTAKMKKIQAAQNKKVATKTVEKGLVIVHTGPGKGKTSAALGMAVRAIGHDMKVGVVQFVKGAMATGEKAVFDRFPDLIEFKPMGEGFTWDTQDRTRDIAVAREAWDEVKRMIADPSYKMVIADELNIVLRYDYLPVDEVLEALGAKPHMTHVIITGRNAPQELIDTADLVTEMAQVKHPFREQNVKAQKGIEF; from the coding sequence ATGAAGGCGCGCACCGACGCCGAACATACGGCGAAGATGAAGAAAATTCAGGCGGCGCAAAACAAAAAAGTCGCGACCAAGACGGTCGAAAAGGGGCTGGTGATCGTCCACACCGGCCCCGGCAAGGGCAAGACCTCGGCCGCGCTGGGCATGGCGGTGCGCGCGATCGGCCACGACATGAAGGTCGGGGTCGTGCAATTCGTGAAGGGCGCGATGGCGACGGGCGAGAAAGCGGTGTTCGATCGCTTTCCCGACCTGATCGAATTCAAGCCGATGGGCGAAGGCTTTACCTGGGACACGCAGGACCGGACGCGCGACATTGCGGTCGCGCGCGAAGCGTGGGACGAGGTGAAGCGCATGATCGCCGACCCGAGCTACAAGATGGTGATCGCCGACGAGCTCAACATCGTGCTGCGGTACGACTATCTGCCGGTGGATGAGGTGCTGGAGGCGCTGGGTGCGAAACCGCATATGACGCATGTGATCATCACCGGGCGCAATGCCCCGCAGGAGTTGATCGACACCGCCGACCTCGTCACCGAGATGGCGCAGGTGAAGCATCCGTTCCGCGAGCAGAATGTGAAGGCGCAGAAGGGAATCGAGTTCTGA
- the nagA gene encoding N-acetylglucosamine-6-phosphate deacetylase, producing the protein MIFRFHNGRVALPTGAVGAADIAIADGSILSVTAAADTAADEVVDLGGGWLLPGFVDTQVNGGGGVLFNDQVDVDAIAAIGAAHARYGTTAFLPTLISDTPAQIASALAAVDAAIEQGVPGVVGIHIEGPFINEVKRGIHEAHRIRRLDDAILATLTAPHRGRVMLTLAPELCDEDDIRTLVRHGVIVSAGHSDATYDEAQRAIAAGLTGFTHLFNAMSPLHHRNPGAVGAAFDSDTYCGLIVDNVHLHPAVVRLAIHAKGKDRIMLVTDAMPSVGTDDSEFTLQGKRIAVKDGVCIFEDGTLAGTHLDMASALRKTAQVTGLSVPDVSVMASATPAAFLSLHDRIGAIAPGQRADWVWLDAELAPHATWIGGRVISDPAPDLVQTA; encoded by the coding sequence ATGATCTTTCGTTTCCATAACGGCCGGGTCGCGCTGCCGACCGGCGCGGTCGGCGCGGCGGACATCGCGATTGCCGACGGCTCCATCCTGTCGGTGACGGCTGCTGCCGATACGGCCGCCGACGAGGTCGTCGACCTAGGCGGCGGCTGGCTGCTTCCGGGGTTCGTCGACACGCAGGTGAACGGCGGCGGCGGCGTGCTGTTCAACGACCAGGTCGATGTCGATGCGATCGCTGCGATCGGCGCCGCGCATGCGCGCTATGGCACCACCGCTTTCCTGCCGACGCTGATCAGCGACACGCCGGCGCAGATCGCCTCGGCGCTCGCCGCGGTCGACGCCGCGATCGAGCAAGGCGTGCCCGGCGTCGTCGGCATCCATATCGAAGGCCCGTTTATCAACGAGGTGAAGCGCGGCATTCACGAAGCGCACCGTATCCGCCGCCTCGACGACGCGATCCTCGCGACGCTGACCGCGCCGCATCGCGGGCGCGTGATGCTGACGCTCGCGCCTGAACTTTGCGACGAGGACGACATCCGCACCCTCGTGCGCCACGGTGTGATCGTCAGCGCGGGGCACAGCGATGCGACCTATGACGAGGCGCAGCGCGCAATCGCCGCAGGGCTCACCGGTTTCACCCATTTGTTCAACGCAATGTCGCCGCTGCATCACCGCAATCCGGGTGCGGTCGGCGCCGCGTTCGATTCGGACACATATTGCGGGCTGATCGTCGACAACGTCCACCTGCACCCCGCGGTCGTCCGGCTGGCGATCCACGCCAAGGGCAAGGACCGCATCATGCTGGTCACCGACGCGATGCCCAGCGTCGGCACCGACGACAGCGAATTCACGCTGCAGGGCAAACGCATCGCGGTGAAGGATGGTGTCTGCATTTTCGAGGACGGCACGCTCGCGGGCACGCATCTCGACATGGCGTCGGCGCTGCGCAAGACGGCCCAAGTGACCGGCCTTTCGGTGCCCGACGTGTCGGTGATGGCGAGCGCCACGCCCGCCGCCTTCCTGTCGCTGCACGATCGCATCGGGGCAATCGCGCCGGGGCAGCGCGCCGACTGGGTGTGGCTGGACGCCGAACTCGCACCGCACGCGACGTGGATCGGCGGACGGGTCATTTCGGACCCCGCGCCGGACCTTGTCCAGACCGCCTGA
- a CDS encoding ABC transporter ATP-binding protein, with product MVSITLNKIGVTLGRRTVVHGVSADFRAGTLTGIVGPNGAGKSTLARAMLALVPASGRAEVDGVDVTAMPRADLARRIAYVPQGQTLHWPLTVERLVGLGRLPHLAPMSRISDADTAAIERAMARADVLELRDRIATELSGGERARVLFARALAVEAPALIADEPLASLDPGHQIDVMDMLRAEATGGGLVIAVLHDLTLAARYCDRLLLIDEGRIVADGTPAEVLTAERLRAVYGIDARVETGGEWPTITLFGRAR from the coding sequence ATGGTGAGCATCACGCTGAACAAGATCGGCGTCACGCTCGGGCGCCGGACCGTCGTGCATGGCGTCAGCGCGGATTTTCGCGCGGGCACGCTGACGGGGATCGTCGGTCCCAATGGCGCGGGTAAATCAACGCTGGCGCGCGCGATGCTCGCGCTGGTGCCCGCGAGCGGCCGCGCCGAGGTCGATGGCGTCGATGTGACGGCGATGCCGCGCGCCGACCTCGCACGGCGCATCGCCTATGTGCCGCAGGGGCAGACCCTGCACTGGCCACTGACGGTCGAGCGGCTCGTCGGGCTGGGGCGGCTGCCGCACCTCGCGCCGATGTCGCGGATTTCGGATGCCGATACGGCGGCGATCGAACGCGCGATGGCGCGCGCCGATGTGCTGGAACTGCGCGACCGGATCGCGACCGAGCTGTCGGGCGGCGAGCGCGCGCGGGTGCTGTTCGCGCGCGCGCTGGCGGTCGAGGCGCCCGCGTTGATCGCCGACGAACCGCTCGCCAGCCTTGATCCGGGGCACCAGATCGACGTGATGGACATGCTGCGCGCCGAAGCGACCGGCGGCGGACTGGTGATCGCGGTGCTGCACGATTTGACGCTGGCGGCGCGATACTGCGACCGGCTGCTGCTGATCGACGAAGGGCGGATCGTCGCCGACGGGACACCCGCCGAGGTGCTGACCGCCGAGCGGCTCCGCGCGGTTTACGGGATCGATGCGCGCGTCGAAACGGGTGGCGAATGGCCGACGATTACCTTGTTCGGGCGAGCAAGGTGA